A region of Massilia sp. WG5 DNA encodes the following proteins:
- a CDS encoding NADH-ubiquinone oxidoreductase-F iron-sulfur binding region domain-containing protein has protein sequence MNHPVIPIAVQGASRQRKREAPKGRRADPQALREVQDLLGDSPRRRDLLIEYLHKIQDAFGALSAVHLAALAQELKLAQSEVYEVATFYHHFDVLRDGEAAPASLTVRVCAGLSCEMAGASSLLDRLPGILGAEVRVLAAPCVGRCEQAPAALVGQHPVPQATLDAVLAKVRAGERTHVHQGHADLAAYRAGGGYALLRDCVEGRREVDSVIAALEASGLRGLGGAGFPAGRKWRIVRAEPGPRLMAINIDEGEPGTFKDRVYLERDPHRFLEGALVAAWAVGIDTIYIYLRDEYHGLRAMLEAELALLRANPPVDNMPELILRRGAGAYICGEESAMIESIEGKRGMPRLRPPYVAQVGLFGRPTLEHNFETLHWVRDIVEQGPERFAGYGRHARRGLRSFSVSGRVREPGVKLAPAGITITELIEEYCGGMQDGHQFYAYLPGGASGGILPASMGDIPLDFDTLQAYGCFIGSAAVVVLSNQDSAKAAALNTLRFFKDESCGQCTPCRAGTAKAVAIMEQPAWDTELLADLSQVMRDASICGLGQAAPNPFDCVIKYFPHELKEAAQ, from the coding sequence ATGAACCATCCCGTCATCCCCATTGCCGTGCAGGGCGCCAGCCGCCAGCGCAAGCGCGAGGCCCCGAAGGGCCGCCGCGCCGATCCGCAGGCCCTGCGTGAGGTGCAGGACCTGCTGGGCGACAGCCCGCGCCGGCGCGACCTCCTGATCGAATACCTGCACAAGATCCAGGACGCCTTCGGGGCCCTGTCCGCCGTTCACCTGGCCGCGCTGGCCCAGGAGCTGAAGCTGGCCCAGTCCGAAGTCTACGAGGTCGCCACCTTCTACCACCACTTCGACGTCCTGCGCGACGGCGAGGCGGCGCCGGCAAGCCTGACCGTGCGCGTCTGCGCCGGCCTGTCCTGCGAGATGGCGGGCGCTTCATCGCTGCTGGACAGGCTGCCGGGCATCCTCGGCGCCGAGGTGCGCGTTCTGGCCGCGCCTTGCGTCGGCCGCTGCGAGCAGGCGCCGGCGGCGCTGGTCGGCCAGCATCCGGTGCCGCAGGCGACGCTCGATGCCGTACTGGCTAAAGTAAGGGCAGGGGAGAGGACCCATGTGCACCAGGGCCATGCGGACCTGGCCGCCTACCGCGCCGGCGGCGGTTACGCGCTGCTGCGCGATTGCGTCGAAGGACGGCGCGAGGTCGACAGCGTGATCGCGGCGCTGGAAGCCTCGGGCCTGCGCGGCCTGGGCGGCGCCGGCTTCCCGGCCGGACGCAAATGGCGCATCGTGCGCGCCGAACCGGGTCCGCGCCTGATGGCGATTAACATCGACGAGGGCGAGCCCGGCACCTTCAAGGACCGCGTCTACCTCGAGCGCGATCCGCACCGCTTCCTGGAAGGCGCGCTGGTCGCCGCCTGGGCGGTCGGCATCGACACCATCTACATCTACCTGCGCGACGAATACCACGGCCTGCGCGCCATGCTGGAAGCCGAACTGGCGCTGCTCCGCGCAAACCCGCCGGTGGACAACATGCCCGAGCTGATCCTGCGTCGCGGCGCCGGCGCCTATATCTGCGGCGAAGAGTCGGCCATGATCGAGTCGATCGAAGGCAAGCGCGGCATGCCGCGCCTGCGCCCGCCCTACGTGGCCCAGGTCGGCCTGTTCGGCCGCCCGACCCTCGAACACAACTTCGAGACCCTGCACTGGGTGCGCGACATCGTCGAGCAGGGGCCGGAGCGCTTCGCCGGCTACGGCCGCCACGCTCGGCGCGGGCTGCGCTCGTTCTCGGTCTCGGGCCGGGTGCGCGAGCCGGGCGTCAAGCTGGCCCCGGCCGGCATCACGATCACCGAGCTGATCGAAGAATACTGCGGCGGCATGCAGGACGGCCACCAGTTCTACGCCTACCTGCCGGGCGGCGCCTCGGGCGGCATCCTGCCGGCCTCGATGGGCGACATCCCGCTCGACTTCGACACCCTGCAAGCCTACGGCTGCTTCATCGGTTCGGCCGCGGTGGTGGTGCTGTCGAACCAGGACAGCGCCAAGGCCGCGGCCCTGAACACGCTGCGCTTCTTCAAGGACGAGTCCTGCGGCCAGTGCACGCCCTGCCGCGCCGGCACCGCCAAGGCCGTCGCCATCATGGAACAGCCGGCCTGGGATACCGAGCTGCTGGCCGACCTGTCCCAGGTGATGCGCGACGCCTCGATCTGCGGCCTGGGCCAGGCCGCGCCGAATCCCTTCGACTGCGTCATCAAGTACTTCCCGCATGAGCTGAAAGAGGCCGCCCAATGA
- a CDS encoding substrate-binding domain-containing protein, with protein sequence MLKVHIRPHWEISFNNEAPLDTATLLALLLAIQDHGSIAAAAKAAGLSYRYAWGVLREAEELFGEPLLETGRGRGTRLTLLAQKLVWADRRIAARLSPTLDSLASELESELGKVRLRSVGLRTIRMDASHGFAVAALTGYLDKLELPVELRYRTSLDAVAALARRECDLAGFHVPEGEFEEATALRYLRWLDPERHCLVHICARQQGLLVAPGNPLGIEGLADLARPNVRFVNRQAGSGTRMLLEMMLERDGIDFDAINGWNSAEFTHSAVAAYIASGMADVGIGMRTAAEQFKLGFIPLLRERYFFALHTDALEDSLMAQLLAVLRQPGYHRLVNALPGYDASRTGAIESIHETFPKKPA encoded by the coding sequence ATGCTCAAGGTCCATATTCGTCCGCACTGGGAAATCAGCTTCAACAATGAGGCGCCGCTCGACACCGCTACCCTGCTGGCGCTGCTGCTGGCGATCCAGGATCACGGCTCGATCGCCGCGGCGGCCAAGGCGGCCGGGCTGTCCTACCGCTATGCATGGGGCGTGCTGCGCGAAGCCGAGGAGCTGTTCGGCGAGCCCCTGCTCGAGACCGGGCGCGGGCGCGGCACCCGCCTGACCCTGCTCGCGCAAAAGCTGGTCTGGGCCGACCGCCGCATTGCCGCGCGCCTGTCGCCGACGCTGGACAGCCTGGCCTCCGAGCTCGAGTCTGAACTGGGCAAGGTGCGCCTGCGCAGCGTCGGCCTGCGCACGATCCGCATGGACGCCAGCCACGGCTTCGCGGTCGCCGCCCTCACCGGCTACCTCGACAAGCTTGAACTGCCGGTCGAGCTGCGCTACCGCACCAGCCTGGACGCCGTGGCCGCGCTGGCGCGGCGCGAGTGCGACCTGGCCGGCTTTCACGTGCCGGAAGGCGAATTCGAAGAAGCGACGGCGCTGCGCTACCTGCGCTGGCTCGACCCGGAGCGGCACTGCCTGGTCCACATCTGCGCACGCCAGCAGGGCCTGCTGGTCGCGCCCGGCAATCCGCTCGGCATCGAGGGCCTGGCCGACCTGGCGCGCCCGAATGTGCGCTTCGTGAACCGCCAGGCCGGCTCCGGCACCCGCATGCTGCTCGAGATGATGCTCGAGCGGGACGGTATCGACTTCGATGCAATCAATGGCTGGAACAGCGCCGAATTCACCCACTCGGCGGTGGCCGCCTACATCGCCAGCGGCATGGCCGATGTCGGCATCGGCATGCGCACCGCGGCCGAGCAGTTCAAGCTCGGCTTCATCCCGCTGCTGCGCGAACGCTATTTTTTCGCCCTGCACACCGACGCCCTCGAAGACAGCCTGATGGCCCAGCTGCTGGCGGTACTGCGCCAGCCCGGCTATCATCGGCTGGTGAACGCCCTGCCCGGCTACGATGCCAGCCGCACCGGCGCCATCGAATCGATCCACGAAACCTTCCCGAAAAAACCCGCATGA
- a CDS encoding class I adenylate-forming enzyme family protein encodes MIDVPSLLDALPARIDAIVRGHAHATPEAPALREDGRTLSYRALQDEIEACAAWLRGLGVQAGERVMLVSENCAAQVGALFAVASLDAWFVNVNARLTAPELDAIRAHCGARVVLYTALASPDAAAHAARAGAGTQAHGGLLASLHGDGAGTAADAPEPAAAQQIAALVYTTGTTGRPKGVMLSHRNLLFVAAVSSRLRGLAPADLAYGVLPVSHVYGLTSVLLGTLYAGACLLLSPRFTPQAMLDAIRSGGLTIVQGVPAMYARLLELCSAGKVAAPLDSRLRFAYAGGSPLDPLLKRELESLLGVPLHNGYGLTEAAPTVSQTRLDAPRADTSVGHAIPGVEVRVEGADGQLFVRGPNVMQGYYRDPDGTAAVLSADGWLDTGDLARQDPDGALFIAGRSKELIIRSGFKVYPLEVETVLNAHPAVTQSAVVGRSLPDGNEEVVAFVQPAAGGALALDELADWAAARLAPYKRPARIVFMDSLPAAASGKVLKHRLKS; translated from the coding sequence ATGATCGACGTGCCTTCCCTGCTGGACGCGCTGCCGGCGCGCATCGACGCCATCGTGCGCGGGCATGCGCACGCCACGCCCGAGGCGCCGGCCTTGCGCGAAGACGGGCGCACGCTCAGCTACCGCGCGCTGCAGGACGAGATCGAGGCCTGCGCCGCCTGGCTGCGCGGCCTCGGGGTGCAGGCCGGCGAGCGCGTGATGCTGGTCAGCGAGAACTGCGCGGCGCAGGTGGGCGCACTGTTCGCCGTCGCCAGCCTGGACGCCTGGTTCGTCAACGTCAACGCGCGCCTGACCGCGCCGGAGCTGGACGCCATCCGCGCGCATTGCGGCGCGCGCGTCGTGCTGTACACGGCGCTGGCTTCGCCCGATGCGGCGGCCCACGCGGCGCGTGCAGGCGCGGGCACGCAGGCGCATGGCGGGCTGCTGGCCAGCCTGCACGGCGACGGCGCCGGGACGGCAGCGGATGCGCCGGAACCGGCGGCCGCCCAGCAGATCGCCGCCCTGGTCTATACCACCGGCACCACCGGCCGTCCCAAGGGCGTGATGCTCAGCCACCGCAACCTGCTGTTCGTGGCCGCCGTCTCGAGCCGCCTGCGCGGCCTCGCGCCTGCCGACCTGGCCTACGGCGTGCTGCCGGTCTCGCACGTCTACGGCCTGACATCCGTGCTGCTGGGGACACTCTACGCCGGCGCCTGCCTGCTGCTGTCGCCGCGCTTCACGCCGCAGGCCATGCTGGACGCGATCCGCAGCGGGGGCCTCACCATCGTGCAGGGCGTGCCGGCGATGTATGCGCGCCTGCTGGAGCTGTGCAGCGCCGGGAAGGTCGCGGCGCCGCTGGACTCGAGGCTGCGCTTCGCCTACGCCGGCGGTTCGCCGCTCGACCCCTTGCTCAAGCGCGAGCTGGAAAGCCTGCTCGGCGTCCCGCTGCACAACGGTTACGGCTTGACCGAGGCCGCGCCCACGGTCAGCCAGACCCGCCTGGATGCGCCGCGCGCGGACACCTCGGTCGGCCATGCGATCCCGGGCGTCGAAGTACGGGTCGAGGGAGCGGACGGGCAGCTGTTCGTGCGCGGCCCGAATGTGATGCAGGGTTATTACCGCGATCCGGACGGGACCGCGGCCGTGCTGAGTGCGGATGGCTGGCTCGACACCGGCGACCTGGCGCGCCAGGATCCGGACGGCGCCCTGTTCATTGCCGGGCGCAGCAAGGAGCTGATCATCCGCTCCGGCTTCAAGGTCTATCCGCTGGAAGTCGAGACGGTGCTGAACGCGCACCCGGCGGTGACGCAGTCGGCGGTGGTCGGCCGCAGCCTGCCGGACGGCAACGAAGAAGTGGTGGCCTTCGTCCAGCCGGCGGCCGGCGGCGCGCTCGCGCTTGACGAGCTCGCGGACTGGGCCGCGGCCCGCCTGGCCCCGTACAAGCGCCCGGCACGGATCGTCTTCATGGACAGCCTGCCGGCGGCGGCCAGCGGCAAGGTGCTCAAGCACCGGCTGAAAAGCTAG
- the fdhF gene encoding formate dehydrogenase subunit alpha: protein MNASLQTVTFTINGREVQALRHETLIEVADREGIEIPRLCYAEGMEAVGNCRSCMVEIDGERVLAPSCCRHPSQGMKVTTDSERAVKAQKMVLELLASDMPEKDYTRHNEVDEWALKLGVGKPRFPATRREPQQDATHAAITVNLDACIQCTRCVRACRDEQVNDVIGLAFRGQDAKIVFDQDDPMGASTCVACGECVQACPTGALMPARDAALSVPDKKVDSVCPYCGVGCQLTYNVKDNKILYVEGRDGPANHGRLCVKGRYGFDYAHHPHRLTKPLIRRAGVPKTGDFTMDPSTVMDVFREASWEEALDLAGGSLARIRDSHGKRALAGFGSAKGSNEEAYLFQKLVRTGFGSNNVDHCTRLCHASSVAALLEGIGSGAVSNPVMDVTRAEVVIVIGANPTVNHPVAATWMKNAVRTGTKLILMDPRRSELARHAHRHLQFKPDTDVALLNAMMHVIVNEGLVDKSFIESRTIGYDELAKNVEGYSPEAMAPICGIDAETIRYVARLYASSKGSMILWGMGVSQHVHGTDNARCLIALALMTGQIGRPGTGLHPLRGQNNVQGASDAGLIPMMYPDYQRVDNAAARARFEQAWGMPLDDKPGLTVVEIMDDILAGGIKGMYIMGENPAMSDPDANHAREALAALDCLVVQDIFLTETAYLADVILPASAFAEKAGSFTNTDRLVQLGRQAILPPGDAKQDLWIIQQMGQRLGLPWNYGHVSEVFDEMRRLMPSIAGITWERLERDGAVTYPCMVEGDPGQPVVFHDSFPRGTGDEQGRARFVPADIIPANERPDAEYPMVLITGRQLEHWHTGSMTRRAGVLDAIEPDPVALVHPLDLEAMGGRPGDVITITSRRGEVALYARADDSSPRGAIFVPFCYYEAAINRLTNSALDPFGKIPEFKYCAIRVALGGEMARQGSYGGGQILAAVAQSHNE, encoded by the coding sequence ATGAACGCGAGTCTACAAACCGTCACCTTTACCATCAACGGCAGGGAAGTACAGGCCCTGCGCCACGAAACCCTGATCGAGGTCGCGGACCGCGAGGGCATCGAGATCCCGCGCCTGTGCTACGCCGAAGGCATGGAAGCGGTCGGCAACTGCCGCTCCTGCATGGTCGAGATCGACGGCGAACGCGTGCTGGCGCCGTCCTGCTGCCGTCATCCGAGCCAGGGCATGAAGGTCACGACCGACAGCGAGCGCGCCGTGAAGGCGCAGAAGATGGTGCTGGAGCTCCTGGCGTCGGACATGCCCGAGAAGGACTACACGCGCCACAACGAGGTCGACGAGTGGGCCTTGAAGCTCGGTGTCGGCAAGCCGCGCTTCCCGGCCACGCGCAGGGAGCCGCAGCAGGACGCCACGCACGCCGCCATCACCGTCAACCTCGACGCCTGCATCCAGTGCACGCGCTGCGTGCGCGCCTGCCGCGACGAACAGGTCAACGACGTGATCGGCCTGGCCTTCCGCGGCCAGGATGCGAAGATCGTGTTCGACCAGGACGACCCGATGGGCGCTTCGACCTGCGTGGCCTGCGGCGAATGCGTGCAGGCCTGCCCGACCGGCGCCCTGATGCCGGCGCGCGACGCCGCGCTGAGCGTCCCCGACAAGAAGGTCGACTCGGTCTGTCCCTACTGCGGCGTCGGCTGCCAGCTGACCTACAACGTCAAGGACAACAAGATCCTTTACGTGGAGGGCCGCGACGGCCCGGCCAACCACGGCCGCCTGTGCGTGAAAGGCCGCTACGGCTTCGACTACGCGCACCACCCGCACCGCCTGACGAAGCCGCTGATCCGCCGCGCCGGCGTGCCGAAGACCGGCGACTTCACGATGGACCCGAGCACCGTGATGGACGTATTCCGCGAAGCGAGCTGGGAAGAGGCGCTGGATCTTGCCGGCGGCTCGCTGGCGCGCATCCGCGACAGCCATGGCAAGCGCGCGCTGGCGGGCTTCGGCTCGGCCAAGGGCAGCAACGAAGAGGCTTACCTGTTCCAGAAGCTGGTGCGCACCGGCTTCGGCAGCAACAACGTCGACCACTGCACCCGCCTGTGCCATGCCTCGTCGGTGGCCGCGCTCCTGGAAGGCATCGGCTCCGGCGCGGTCTCGAACCCGGTGATGGACGTGACCCGCGCCGAGGTCGTGATCGTGATCGGCGCGAACCCGACCGTGAACCACCCGGTGGCTGCGACCTGGATGAAGAACGCGGTGCGCACCGGCACCAAGCTGATCCTGATGGACCCGCGCCGCTCGGAGCTGGCGCGCCATGCGCACCGCCACCTGCAGTTCAAGCCGGACACCGACGTCGCCCTGCTGAACGCGATGATGCACGTGATCGTCAACGAAGGCCTGGTCGACAAGAGCTTCATCGAGAGCCGCACCATCGGCTACGACGAACTGGCGAAGAACGTCGAAGGCTACAGCCCCGAAGCCATGGCCCCGATCTGCGGCATCGATGCGGAGACCATCCGCTATGTGGCCCGCCTGTACGCGAGCTCGAAAGGCTCGATGATCCTGTGGGGCATGGGCGTATCCCAGCACGTGCACGGCACCGACAATGCGCGCTGCCTGATCGCGCTGGCCCTGATGACGGGCCAGATCGGCCGCCCCGGCACCGGCCTGCATCCGCTGCGCGGCCAGAACAACGTGCAGGGCGCCTCCGACGCCGGCCTGATCCCGATGATGTACCCGGATTACCAGCGCGTCGACAACGCCGCCGCGCGCGCCCGCTTCGAGCAGGCCTGGGGCATGCCGCTGGACGACAAGCCCGGCCTGACGGTCGTCGAGATCATGGACGACATCCTGGCCGGCGGCATCAAGGGCATGTACATCATGGGCGAGAACCCGGCCATGTCCGACCCCGACGCCAACCATGCGCGCGAAGCGCTGGCCGCACTCGATTGCCTGGTGGTGCAGGACATCTTCCTGACCGAGACCGCTTACCTGGCCGACGTGATCCTGCCGGCCTCCGCCTTCGCCGAGAAGGCCGGCAGCTTCACGAATACCGACCGCCTGGTCCAGCTGGGCCGCCAGGCCATCCTCCCGCCGGGCGATGCCAAGCAGGACCTGTGGATCATCCAGCAGATGGGCCAGCGGCTCGGCCTGCCGTGGAACTATGGTCATGTGTCCGAGGTGTTCGACGAGATGCGCAGGCTGATGCCCAGCATCGCCGGCATCACCTGGGAGCGCCTCGAGCGCGACGGCGCCGTGACCTATCCGTGCATGGTCGAGGGCGACCCCGGACAGCCGGTGGTGTTCCACGACAGCTTCCCGCGCGGGACCGGAGACGAGCAGGGCAGGGCGCGCTTCGTCCCGGCCGACATCATCCCGGCCAACGAACGTCCCGATGCCGAGTATCCGATGGTGCTGATCACCGGCCGCCAGCTCGAGCACTGGCATACCGGCAGCATGACCCGGCGCGCCGGCGTGCTGGATGCGATCGAGCCCGATCCGGTGGCCCTCGTGCATCCGCTCGACCTCGAAGCGATGGGCGGCCGGCCGGGCGACGTCATCACGATCACCTCGCGCCGCGGCGAGGTGGCGCTGTATGCGCGCGCCGACGACAGTTCGCCGCGCGGCGCCATCTTCGTCCCCTTCTGCTACTACGAGGCGGCGATCAACCGGCTGACCAACTCGGCGCTCGACCCCTTCGGCAAGATCCCCGAGTTCAAGTATTGCGCGATCCGGGTGGCGCTGGGCGGGGAAATGGCGCGCCAGGGTTCCTACGGTGGCGGCCAGATTCTGGCAGCCGTGGCACAATCACATAATGAATGA
- a CDS encoding OFA family MFS transporter, with protein sequence MALLDMLDKEHTIARPGFNRWLVPPAALAIHLCIGMAYGFSVFWLPLSKAIGIKESVACPADMSFFAEITSTTCDWKISMLGWMFTLFFVFLGLSTALFGGWLEHAGPRKAGVVSALCWCGGLVISSLGIYTHQIWLMWLGSGVIGGIGLGLGYISPVSTLIKWFPDRRGMATGMAIMGFGGGAMIGAPLADKLMKHFATATSVGVWETFLALAIIYFVFMMAGALAYRVPANGWKPEGWTAPAAKSGKAMITNRHVHVNRVWGIPQFWLVWLVLFLNVSAGIGILAMASPLLQEVFGGKVIGVDLAFNELSAAQKAQIATIAASFTGLLSLFNIGGRFAWATCSDYIGRKMTYFVFLVLGFVLYSAIPSLAHGGHLPLFVLSFCIILSMYGGGFSTVPAYLADLFGTQMVGAIHGRLLTAWAAAGVMGTSLINYIREYQIAHGVAKAQAYDTVMYVLAGLLVLGFICNLLVRPLADKYFMSDAELAEEKRRAHERDIAASAGSRAGAASDSMVAGVSGGAAMAAAPVASNGTLVTLLAWAAVGIPLLIGVWITLQKAIVLFK encoded by the coding sequence ATGGCATTACTCGATATGCTCGACAAGGAGCACACCATCGCCAGACCCGGCTTCAACCGCTGGCTGGTTCCGCCGGCGGCATTGGCAATTCACCTGTGTATCGGCATGGCCTATGGCTTCTCCGTGTTCTGGCTGCCGCTGTCGAAGGCGATCGGCATCAAGGAATCGGTGGCCTGTCCTGCCGACATGAGCTTCTTCGCCGAGATCACGTCCACCACCTGCGACTGGAAGATCTCGATGCTGGGCTGGATGTTCACCCTGTTCTTCGTGTTCCTGGGCCTGTCGACCGCGCTGTTCGGCGGCTGGCTCGAACATGCAGGCCCGCGCAAGGCCGGCGTGGTGTCGGCCCTGTGCTGGTGCGGCGGCCTGGTGATATCAAGCCTGGGCATCTACACGCACCAGATCTGGCTGATGTGGCTCGGCTCGGGCGTCATCGGCGGCATCGGCCTTGGACTGGGCTATATCTCGCCGGTCTCCACCCTCATCAAATGGTTCCCCGACCGCCGCGGCATGGCGACCGGCATGGCCATCATGGGCTTCGGCGGCGGCGCCATGATCGGCGCGCCGCTGGCCGACAAGCTGATGAAGCACTTCGCCACCGCCACCTCGGTCGGCGTGTGGGAAACCTTCCTGGCCCTGGCCATCATCTATTTCGTGTTCATGATGGCCGGCGCGCTGGCCTACCGCGTCCCGGCCAACGGCTGGAAGCCGGAAGGCTGGACCGCGCCGGCAGCCAAGAGCGGCAAGGCGATGATCACCAACCGCCACGTGCACGTCAACCGCGTGTGGGGCATCCCGCAGTTCTGGCTGGTCTGGCTGGTGCTGTTCCTGAACGTCTCGGCCGGCATCGGCATCCTGGCGATGGCCTCGCCGCTGCTGCAGGAAGTCTTCGGCGGCAAGGTGATCGGCGTCGACCTCGCGTTCAATGAGCTGAGCGCCGCGCAGAAGGCGCAGATCGCCACCATCGCCGCCAGCTTCACCGGCCTGCTGTCGCTGTTTAACATCGGCGGCCGCTTCGCCTGGGCCACCTGCTCCGACTACATCGGCCGCAAGATGACCTACTTCGTGTTCCTGGTGCTGGGCTTCGTGCTGTACTCGGCGATCCCGTCGCTGGCGCACGGCGGCCACCTGCCGCTGTTCGTGCTGTCCTTCTGCATCATCCTGTCGATGTACGGCGGCGGCTTCTCGACCGTGCCGGCCTACCTGGCCGACCTGTTCGGCACCCAGATGGTGGGCGCGATCCACGGCCGCCTGCTGACCGCCTGGGCCGCCGCCGGCGTGATGGGGACCTCGCTGATCAACTACATCCGCGAGTATCAGATCGCCCACGGCGTCGCCAAGGCGCAGGCCTACGATACCGTGATGTACGTGCTGGCCGGCCTGCTGGTGCTGGGCTTCATCTGCAACCTGCTGGTGCGTCCGCTGGCCGACAAGTACTTCATGAGCGACGCCGAACTGGCGGAGGAAAAGCGCCGCGCCCATGAGCGCGACATCGCAGCCTCGGCCGGCAGCCGTGCCGGCGCGGCCAGCGACTCGATGGTGGCCGGCGTGTCCGGCGGCGCCGCGATGGCGGCCGCTCCGGTGGCGTCCAACGGCACGCTGGTGACGCTGCTGGCCTGGGCCGCGGTCGGCATCCCGCTGCTGATCGGCGTGTGGATCACGCTGCAGAAGGCGATCGTGCTGTTCAAATGA